A genome region from Nitrospira sp. includes the following:
- a CDS encoding DegT/DnrJ/EryC1/StrS family aminotransferase, whose protein sequence is MSDSSAIPAANPLADYLARRPEIDQAIQRVLSGGRYILGPEVIAFEQEFASFLGARFAIGVGSGTEALHVALRACGIGPGDAVITVSHTAVATVAAIELAGAIPLLVDVAPLSYTLDPNRLEAAIQANPSLRIKALIPVHLYGHPADMPTIMSVAERFNLKVIEDCAQSHGASIDGRKTGTWGHLAAFSFYPTKNLGALGDGGAVVTNDPELAERATLFREYGWRERYISEVPGANSRLDELQAAILRVKLQFLDEDNAKRQEVARQYDSMLSVPQLILPHCSPSFTHVYHQYVIRSPRRDELKQFLGAHSVGTLIHYPVPIHQQPAYRDRVLTQSGLAATERICQEILSLPMHPHLTSDQVRRVGDLILSWLKEDHRPR, encoded by the coding sequence GTGTCGGATTCCTCTGCTATTCCTGCCGCCAACCCGCTGGCGGATTACCTTGCTCGGCGACCAGAGATTGATCAGGCGATCCAGCGGGTCCTCTCCGGTGGCCGGTATATCCTGGGGCCAGAGGTCATTGCATTCGAGCAGGAGTTTGCCTCCTTTTTGGGCGCTCGTTTCGCCATCGGTGTAGGAAGCGGCACAGAGGCGTTGCATGTGGCTCTGCGTGCCTGTGGCATCGGCCCAGGTGACGCCGTCATCACGGTGTCTCATACTGCTGTGGCTACGGTTGCCGCAATCGAGTTGGCCGGTGCGATTCCCCTCCTTGTCGATGTCGCCCCCCTGAGCTACACCCTCGATCCAAATCGGCTTGAGGCGGCGATACAGGCCAACCCATCGTTGCGCATCAAAGCGCTGATCCCAGTCCATCTCTACGGTCATCCCGCGGATATGCCCACGATCATGAGCGTTGCGGAGCGATTCAATTTGAAGGTGATCGAGGATTGTGCGCAATCCCACGGAGCTTCGATAGATGGGCGAAAGACAGGTACGTGGGGCCATCTGGCCGCATTCAGCTTTTATCCAACCAAGAATCTGGGGGCACTAGGGGATGGTGGTGCCGTAGTGACGAACGATCCGGAACTGGCTGAACGTGCCACATTGTTTCGTGAATATGGTTGGCGGGAACGCTATATCAGTGAAGTCCCCGGAGCTAACTCCAGACTCGACGAGCTACAGGCTGCCATCCTGCGTGTGAAACTCCAGTTTCTCGACGAGGACAATGCGAAACGGCAGGAGGTGGCCCGGCAGTACGATTCAATGTTGTCGGTGCCCCAGCTCATTTTGCCGCACTGCAGCCCTAGCTTCACGCACGTGTACCACCAGTATGTGATCCGTAGTCCCCGACGTGATGAATTGAAACAGTTCTTGGGGGCGCATTCTGTAGGAACGCTCATTCACTATCCTGTACCGATTCATCAACAGCCGGCTTACCGCGATCGCGTGTTGACACAGAGCGGACTTGCGGCAACCGAGCGGATCTGCCAAGAAATCCTAAGCCTTCCCATGCATCCACACCTGACCTCTGATCAGGTTCGTCGGGTCGGTGATTTGATTCTGTCGTGGCTCAAGGAAGATCATCGGCCTAGGTGA
- a CDS encoding GDP-mannose 4,6-dehydratase: MTESGDFSGSKVLITGGMGFIGSNLARELVRRGASVTVVDSLVPEYGGNLFNVTDIERNIRVNISDVRDEHSFRHLIQGQDFLFNLAGQTSHLDSMENPYTDLEINCRAQLSILEVCRRYQPKIKIVFASTRQIYGKPDYLPVDEKHLLRPVDVNGINKMAGEWYHILYNNVYDIRSCALRLTNTYGPRMRIKDAKQTFLGVWIRLLVEGKPFEVWEGQQIRDFSFVSDVVDAMLLVAVSEEANGQVFNLGGELAITLKDLADLLVKVTGGGSYVLRSFPGERKRIDIGDYYANFEKIQSTLGWGPKVSLEQGLHQTVEFYRAHLAHYL, translated from the coding sequence ATGACGGAGTCTGGCGATTTTTCCGGCTCCAAGGTGTTGATTACGGGAGGAATGGGGTTTATTGGCTCCAACCTGGCTCGAGAACTTGTCCGAAGGGGTGCCAGTGTGACAGTGGTTGACAGTCTCGTCCCAGAGTATGGCGGCAATTTGTTCAATGTCACCGATATTGAACGAAACATCCGGGTGAATATTTCTGATGTTCGGGATGAGCACAGTTTCCGCCATCTCATTCAAGGCCAGGATTTTCTGTTCAATCTGGCTGGGCAGACAAGTCATCTTGACTCTATGGAAAATCCGTACACGGATTTGGAGATCAATTGTCGCGCTCAGCTGTCGATCTTGGAGGTCTGCCGACGCTATCAACCAAAGATTAAGATTGTGTTTGCGAGTACCAGGCAGATCTATGGAAAGCCGGACTATCTGCCGGTGGATGAAAAGCACCTTCTTCGTCCGGTTGATGTGAATGGGATTAACAAGATGGCCGGAGAGTGGTACCACATTCTCTACAACAACGTGTATGACATTCGCTCGTGTGCCTTGAGACTCACCAATACGTATGGGCCCAGGATGCGGATCAAAGATGCCAAGCAGACCTTCTTAGGGGTATGGATTCGTTTGCTTGTTGAGGGTAAGCCGTTTGAAGTGTGGGAGGGGCAGCAGATACGGGATTTTTCATTCGTGAGTGATGTTGTCGATGCGATGCTTCTGGTCGCGGTCAGTGAAGAGGCTAACGGGCAAGTGTTCAACCTGGGCGGAGAGTTGGCAATTACTCTCAAGGACCTTGCTGATCTGCTTGTGAAGGTTACCGGTGGGGGAAGCTATGTCCTGCGATCGTTTCCTGGTGAAAGGAAACGTATTGATATCGGTGACTACTATGCGAATTTTGAGAAAATTCAATCGACGCTTGGATGGGGACCAAAGGTTTCCTTAGAGCAAGGGCTCCATCAGACGGTTGAATTCTACCGTGCGCATCTCGCGCACTATCTTTGA
- a CDS encoding FkbM family methyltransferase, whose protein sequence is MRDFFVNCLSTVVYSIVRAVRPEVQCSYAQEGEDLVLNRLFEGQRHGFYVDVGAHHPFRFSNTYLLSRRGWRGINIDPNPEAMRLFGQWRRRDVNLMIGIAEECGSLRFFQFNESALNTFDEQLARDREVRDGYQLIASTLIPVQPLRQVFEQHLPKGQVIDVLSVDAEGVDLNVIRSNDWDRFRPYCVLVESLQSSLTALETNPMHRYVSEHGYGLFAKTVNTFIYLDQKNPR, encoded by the coding sequence ATGCGTGACTTCTTCGTCAATTGCCTGAGCACTGTTGTGTATTCCATCGTGCGGGCAGTTCGCCCCGAAGTGCAGTGCTCGTATGCTCAAGAGGGTGAGGACCTTGTGTTGAATCGCCTATTTGAGGGACAGCGGCATGGGTTTTATGTCGATGTTGGTGCCCATCATCCGTTCCGGTTCTCCAATACGTATTTGCTCTCTCGACGTGGCTGGCGAGGGATCAATATTGATCCCAATCCGGAAGCCATGCGGTTGTTCGGACAATGGCGTCGGCGTGACGTCAACCTGATGATCGGTATTGCCGAGGAGTGCGGCAGCCTCCGATTCTTCCAATTCAACGAGTCTGCGCTAAATACATTTGATGAGCAGCTGGCCCGTGATCGGGAGGTGCGGGACGGCTATCAGCTGATCGCGTCGACACTCATTCCCGTACAGCCGCTTCGGCAAGTGTTTGAGCAGCATCTGCCGAAGGGACAGGTCATCGATGTGTTGTCGGTGGATGCTGAAGGGGTCGATCTAAATGTGATTCGGTCGAATGATTGGGACAGGTTTCGTCCATATTGCGTTCTCGTTGAGTCATTACAGTCATCGTTGACTGCTCTGGAGACAAATCCGATGCACCGGTATGTCTCGGAGCATGGGTACGGCTTATTTGCGAAGACGGTCAATACCTTCATCTATTTGGACCAAAAGAACCCGAGATAG
- a CDS encoding glycosyltransferase — protein sequence MRVLQIIASGDVGGGTNHVLQILRGLKDSMSLYLVTQRDSYLSRKAGEMGIPCVGLDFFSGRLDPRVPFRLQKVLRSVKPHVVHVHGGRAAFFQALAGNAVPSVYTVHGFHFAHKPFPFRWLAAGAERLALNRANHVIFVSRFDQNLAKTYRLLSGNTPNCVIHNGIPCPSVTVGAQGRQCLIGFVGRLEPPKDPLLFLDSLRELPHYRAVIIGAGSLEITVQKEIARKGLADRVTMRGGLSHEETMNVMRDLHLLVMTSRWEGLPLVPLEAMRIGVPVVTTDVGGMREIIEDGKSGVLVPDRTSTAIALAVKRVCEDERLRANLVNEARKRVTEIFSEETMLSRVREVYEGIARFGQTV from the coding sequence ATGAGAGTGTTACAGATTATTGCGTCCGGAGATGTTGGTGGAGGGACCAACCATGTGCTGCAGATTCTGCGCGGGCTCAAAGACAGCATGTCACTCTATCTCGTAACCCAGCGAGACTCGTACCTTTCCCGAAAAGCGGGAGAGATGGGTATCCCGTGCGTTGGGCTAGACTTTTTCTCAGGTCGACTGGATCCCCGTGTTCCCTTTCGACTCCAAAAAGTTCTGAGGTCCGTGAAGCCACATGTCGTCCATGTTCACGGCGGTCGTGCTGCATTCTTTCAGGCACTCGCAGGGAACGCCGTTCCCTCGGTCTATACCGTTCACGGGTTCCATTTTGCACATAAACCGTTTCCGTTTCGGTGGTTGGCTGCAGGTGCAGAGCGACTTGCTTTGAACCGCGCGAATCATGTGATCTTCGTCTCGCGGTTCGACCAGAACCTCGCCAAAACCTATCGATTATTGTCAGGGAACACGCCTAATTGTGTGATTCACAACGGGATCCCCTGCCCTTCGGTGACGGTTGGTGCTCAAGGTCGGCAGTGCCTCATCGGTTTTGTAGGTCGCCTCGAACCACCGAAGGACCCGCTTCTCTTTCTGGACAGTTTGAGGGAACTTCCCCACTATCGAGCCGTGATCATTGGGGCAGGTTCGCTAGAAATAACTGTCCAGAAAGAAATCGCGCGCAAAGGTTTGGCAGATCGTGTGACGATGCGAGGAGGTCTCTCACATGAGGAAACTATGAACGTAATGAGAGATCTTCACCTATTGGTAATGACGTCGCGGTGGGAAGGATTGCCACTGGTTCCTCTGGAGGCGATGAGGATTGGTGTTCCTGTTGTGACCACTGACGTAGGGGGGATGAGAGAAATAATTGAGGATGGTAAAAGCGGTGTCCTCGTTCCGGACCGTACATCGACAGCCATTGCGCTGGCGGTCAAACGGGTTTGCGAGGATGAACGCTTGCGAGCCAATCTTGTGAATGAGGCACGCAAGCGGGTAACCGAAATATTTTCTGAGGAGACGATGTTGTCTCGAGTGCGAGAGGTATACGAGGGAATCGCTCGGTTTGGTCAAACCGTGTGA
- a CDS encoding glycosyltransferase: protein MKVAIVHDWLTGMRGGERCLEAFCELFPEADLYTLLHLQGSVSPTIERHRITTSFIQSMPLAARYYRYYLPLFPLAIERLQLESYDLILSSSHCAAKGIRPPAGAKHLCYIHAPMRYVWDQFDNYAGGGRSGLVARLGMGVFRERLQAWDVASAARVDEFVANSHNIAAKVQRYYGRPAAVVHPPVDWHAFEVAQQSEDFYLMVTAFAPYKRVDLAIQACNLMKRRLKIIGKGQEESRLRTLAGPTIEFLGWQPDEVVRDHYARCQALLFPGEEDFGIVPLEAMACGKPVIAFGRGGALETVSPLAAGVPGEGGLWSAAHAGSNPPGPVATGVFFFEQTTASLVGALEAFEHHRAEFDPQSIRTHVAVFDRRLFKERMKAFAMKALTGTAS, encoded by the coding sequence ATGAAAGTTGCCATTGTCCACGACTGGCTGACCGGGATGCGGGGGGGCGAGCGGTGCCTGGAGGCGTTCTGCGAACTGTTTCCTGAGGCCGATCTCTATACGCTGTTGCACCTTCAAGGCAGCGTGTCTCCCACCATCGAGCGCCATCGAATCACGACCAGTTTCATTCAGTCGATGCCGCTGGCGGCGCGATACTACCGATACTATCTTCCGTTGTTTCCGTTGGCCATTGAGCGGTTGCAGCTGGAGTCCTACGATCTGATCCTGAGTTCGAGCCATTGCGCGGCCAAGGGCATCCGCCCGCCGGCGGGCGCGAAACATCTCTGCTACATTCATGCGCCCATGCGGTATGTGTGGGATCAGTTCGACAATTATGCCGGCGGCGGGCGATCGGGACTCGTAGCACGATTGGGGATGGGGGTGTTCCGCGAGCGCTTGCAGGCCTGGGATGTGGCATCCGCCGCGCGAGTGGATGAGTTCGTGGCCAACTCCCATAACATCGCCGCCAAGGTGCAGCGGTACTATGGACGGCCGGCGGCCGTCGTGCATCCGCCTGTGGATTGGCACGCATTTGAAGTCGCGCAACAATCCGAGGACTTCTATCTCATGGTCACGGCATTTGCTCCGTACAAACGGGTTGATCTCGCCATTCAGGCGTGTAATCTTATGAAGCGGCGATTGAAGATCATCGGCAAGGGGCAGGAAGAGTCGAGGTTGCGAACGTTAGCCGGTCCGACGATCGAGTTTCTCGGTTGGCAGCCGGACGAAGTGGTGCGAGACCATTACGCACGGTGCCAAGCGCTGCTCTTTCCAGGTGAGGAAGATTTTGGTATTGTCCCGCTCGAGGCCATGGCCTGCGGAAAACCGGTGATTGCGTTCGGCCGAGGCGGCGCCCTGGAGACGGTATCTCCCCTGGCCGCAGGGGTGCCAGGAGAGGGGGGATTGTGGTCGGCCGCTCATGCGGGTTCGAACCCTCCCGGCCCTGTCGCGACCGGCGTGTTTTTTTTCGAGCAGACCACCGCGTCGCTCGTAGGGGCACTGGAGGCGTTTGAACATCACCGCGCCGAATTCGATCCGCAGTCGATTCGCACGCACGTGGCCGTCTTCGACCGCCGGCTGTTCAAGGAGCGCATGAAAGCCTTCGCGATGAAGGCGCTGACCGGCACGGCTTCATAG
- a CDS encoding glycosyltransferase family 2 protein: MISQLPLISIVTPCLNGRRFIEEAIQSVLDQGYPRIEHIIVDGGSTDGTLDVVGKYPHLRVISEPDRGLYDALNKGVRLSSGDIIGHLNCDDLYEKLMFGQIAEKFMAMPAADAVCGGVEVFEHGSRGEKRIIGQYMGPKDLELSFENVTIGPAMTNARFFRKRVYEKIGLYETRFRIAADREFLIRATLAGIESVGIPRVLYHYRAHSGSLTFSHNSPHRLRMLNEYLEIAEEHIRTNSQREPVEPFCRKWHARTTAEAALRALRERNYTLALSYARRGREYKPSWSVTFMAILLRRITTGKSH; the protein is encoded by the coding sequence ATGATCTCTCAGCTGCCCCTCATCTCGATCGTCACACCATGTCTCAATGGACGTCGGTTCATCGAGGAAGCCATTCAGAGCGTCCTTGATCAGGGTTATCCTCGGATTGAACATATTATCGTCGATGGTGGTTCGACTGACGGGACGCTTGATGTTGTCGGTAAGTATCCACATCTACGCGTGATCAGTGAGCCTGATCGAGGCCTCTACGACGCACTCAATAAGGGGGTGCGGTTAAGCAGTGGGGATATCATCGGGCATCTCAATTGTGATGACTTGTATGAAAAGTTGATGTTTGGGCAGATAGCTGAAAAGTTCATGGCGATGCCTGCTGCCGATGCAGTTTGTGGAGGCGTGGAGGTATTTGAGCATGGCTCGAGGGGAGAGAAGCGTATTATTGGTCAATATATGGGTCCCAAGGATTTGGAGCTTTCATTTGAAAATGTGACCATTGGTCCGGCCATGACGAATGCCCGCTTTTTCAGAAAGAGGGTCTATGAAAAAATCGGACTCTATGAGACGCGTTTTCGTATTGCTGCTGATCGAGAGTTTCTCATTCGTGCGACCTTGGCGGGGATCGAGAGTGTCGGAATACCGAGGGTGTTGTATCACTATCGGGCTCACTCGGGGTCGTTGACTTTTAGTCATAATAGTCCTCATCGCCTGAGGATGCTCAACGAGTATTTGGAAATTGCGGAAGAGCATATACGTACAAATAGCCAGCGCGAACCGGTAGAGCCATTCTGTCGAAAATGGCATGCCAGAACGACAGCCGAAGCTGCTTTACGGGCACTGCGTGAGAGGAACTATACATTAGCGCTGAGCTATGCGAGACGTGGACGAGAGTATAAGCCATCGTGGTCGGTTACCTTCATGGCTATTCTTCTCCGAAGAATTACGACTGGTAAAAGCCATTAA
- a CDS encoding methyltransferase, TIGR04325 family, producing MKRVIKSWIPPAILNAYRGFRADDIRFQGLFPTWEAARAASSGYDDEAIFRKSRVAALKVKMGEAAYERDSVLFDHVEFYYPLLAGLLRAACARGGHLRVLDIGGSFGTVYRQFKAFQPPLASVRWNIVEQSRIVESGRAEFADGELNFFYTIEEAVKPEAPDVVLLSSVVQYVEHPYDLIREACSIGANSMLIARTPCADAIQDVLTVQIVPPSIYKASYPCWIFAVAKFLEAFAPQYRLVASFQESEGSLQSDRGPFELRGFILDRSS from the coding sequence ATGAAGCGAGTAATCAAGTCCTGGATCCCGCCGGCTATTCTCAATGCCTATCGAGGGTTTCGTGCTGATGATATTCGGTTTCAGGGGCTGTTTCCAACTTGGGAGGCTGCGCGTGCTGCCTCATCCGGGTATGACGATGAAGCCATTTTTAGGAAGTCCAGAGTCGCGGCGCTGAAGGTCAAGATGGGGGAGGCTGCGTACGAACGTGATTCTGTGCTGTTTGATCACGTGGAGTTCTATTACCCTCTCTTGGCCGGTCTCTTGCGTGCCGCATGTGCACGAGGTGGACACCTGCGCGTGTTGGATATCGGCGGATCATTCGGAACGGTCTACCGACAATTCAAGGCGTTCCAGCCCCCTCTGGCGTCCGTGCGGTGGAATATCGTCGAGCAGTCTCGAATTGTCGAATCGGGGCGGGCCGAGTTTGCAGATGGCGAGCTGAATTTTTTTTACACGATAGAGGAAGCCGTGAAGCCAGAAGCCCCTGACGTCGTGTTGTTGTCGAGTGTGGTGCAGTATGTCGAGCACCCCTACGATCTCATCCGGGAGGCTTGTTCCATCGGAGCGAACAGTATGCTGATTGCGCGAACGCCCTGTGCGGACGCCATTCAGGATGTCCTCACGGTCCAGATTGTTCCTCCCTCGATTTATAAGGCAAGTTATCCCTGTTGGATATTTGCTGTGGCCAAATTTCTCGAGGCCTTCGCGCCCCAGTATCGACTTGTTGCTTCATTTCAGGAATCAGAGGGATCGTTGCAGAGCGATCGAGGCCCGTTTGAGCTTCGTGGTTTCATCCTGGACCGAAGTTCTTAG
- a CDS encoding glycosyltransferase family 2 protein: MKFSLIVATVGRTSELHRLLTSLDDQTYRNFELIVVDQNLDDRLENVIASFCDRLTIIHLTSPLGVSRARNAGIQKITGDIVGFPDDDCWYPHDLLQNVIRLLEQGHCDGVTGRVISQDGQMSAYSRFDETTGLVSLTNVWRRTCTFTIFLKRKVVETIGGFDEMMGPGAGTPWVGGEDIDYPVRAIRAGFNILYLPEIQVFHPNPFDQGLEEMAKRAYTYGAGIGRVWKKHHFPLWFIAYYLIRPLGGALVSLVRGEWTKAYYHWNALCGRFEGWRSKV; the protein is encoded by the coding sequence ATGAAATTTTCCTTGATTGTCGCAACTGTTGGGCGAACATCCGAATTGCATAGATTGTTGACTTCGTTAGACGACCAGACCTACAGGAATTTTGAATTGATTGTTGTTGATCAGAATCTTGATGATCGGCTCGAGAATGTGATTGCTTCATTTTGTGATCGTTTGACGATTATCCATCTGACTTCGCCCCTTGGTGTTTCGCGAGCTCGCAATGCGGGAATTCAGAAAATAACGGGAGACATCGTGGGATTTCCCGATGATGATTGTTGGTACCCCCATGACCTCTTGCAAAATGTAATTCGATTACTTGAGCAAGGTCACTGTGATGGTGTGACAGGTCGCGTCATAAGCCAAGATGGGCAGATGAGTGCCTATTCGAGATTTGATGAGACAACTGGTCTTGTGTCTTTGACGAACGTGTGGAGGAGAACATGTACCTTTACAATTTTTCTCAAACGAAAAGTCGTAGAAACAATTGGAGGCTTTGATGAAATGATGGGGCCGGGCGCTGGGACCCCTTGGGTGGGAGGAGAGGACATCGATTATCCTGTCAGAGCAATTAGGGCCGGATTCAACATACTCTACTTGCCGGAGATTCAAGTCTTTCATCCTAATCCATTCGACCAGGGATTGGAGGAAATGGCTAAACGGGCGTATACCTATGGTGCGGGAATCGGGAGAGTCTGGAAAAAGCACCATTTCCCACTGTGGTTTATTGCATACTATTTGATCCGGCCACTTGGGGGAGCACTCGTGAGCCTTGTAAGAGGAGAGTGGACAAAAGCCTACTATCACTGGAATGCCTTGTGTGGCAGGTTCGAAGGTTGGAGATCAAAGGTGTAA
- a CDS encoding undecaprenyl-phosphate glucose phosphotransferase: MLKRHSQFLKSLLFCIDLGLICACWVGAYYLRFSEIVEPATKGIPPLRIYLLLLVPIIAVWGMSFQAFDLYRPRRMGTRLSEFLDVAKANTLSVLILVALTFFLRQYEYSRLVLLFFWLLNLVVLGFSRVLFREVLRFFRRQGYNQRHALVIGTSRLGRRVVDALAQHPELGVKVNGFLSADARKMGERIDGVPVVGQYDDLQARVQSSVDIVFVCLPPEDERWAEKMFTFLATTMVEVKVLPAMCEFVSLRAEAEMFEGLPLITLQGSPLHGWNLVVKRMLDVVGASAALILFAPLFCAVAGLVKFTSPGPIFFRQLRMGLDGQAFEMLKFRSMKPDAESETGPVWTQPNDDRRTPIGAFLRRTSLDELPQFWNVLRGEMSIVGPRPERPEFIARFRETLPQYMLRHKMKAGITGWAQINGWRGNTSLEKRIEHDLYYIEHWSIWFDCKIMLLTLWRGFIHRHAY, encoded by the coding sequence ATGCTCAAACGCCACTCCCAATTCCTCAAGAGTCTGTTGTTCTGTATCGACCTCGGGCTGATCTGCGCCTGCTGGGTCGGCGCGTACTACCTGCGTTTCTCCGAGATCGTGGAGCCTGCCACTAAGGGTATTCCTCCTCTCCGGATCTATCTGCTGTTGCTGGTTCCGATCATCGCCGTCTGGGGCATGTCGTTCCAGGCCTTCGACCTCTATCGGCCGCGGCGGATGGGGACGCGGTTGTCGGAGTTTCTCGATGTGGCGAAGGCGAATACGCTGTCGGTGCTGATCCTTGTGGCGCTCACGTTTTTCTTGCGGCAGTACGAATACTCCCGGCTCGTGTTGCTCTTTTTCTGGCTCTTGAATCTCGTCGTGTTGGGATTTTCGAGGGTCTTGTTCAGGGAAGTGCTGCGATTCTTCCGTCGGCAGGGCTACAACCAGCGTCATGCGCTGGTGATCGGCACGAGCCGCCTGGGGCGCCGCGTGGTGGATGCGCTCGCTCAGCATCCGGAACTGGGGGTGAAGGTCAATGGTTTTTTGAGCGCCGATGCCCGGAAGATGGGTGAGCGGATCGATGGGGTGCCGGTGGTCGGGCAGTACGATGATCTTCAGGCGCGTGTCCAGTCCAGCGTCGATATCGTGTTTGTCTGTTTGCCGCCGGAGGATGAGCGGTGGGCTGAGAAAATGTTTACGTTCCTGGCTACCACCATGGTGGAGGTTAAAGTCTTACCCGCCATGTGTGAATTTGTAAGTCTGCGGGCGGAAGCCGAGATGTTCGAAGGGCTCCCGCTCATCACGTTGCAAGGGTCGCCGCTGCACGGATGGAATCTGGTGGTCAAGCGGATGTTGGATGTGGTCGGTGCCTCGGCCGCCCTGATCTTGTTTGCGCCGCTGTTCTGCGCGGTCGCAGGCCTGGTGAAATTCACTTCTCCTGGTCCGATCTTCTTCCGGCAGCTTCGCATGGGGTTGGACGGGCAGGCCTTCGAAATGTTGAAGTTCCGGTCCATGAAACCGGATGCAGAGTCGGAAACCGGTCCGGTCTGGACGCAACCCAACGACGATCGCCGGACACCGATCGGCGCGTTCCTGCGGCGAACGAGTTTGGACGAGTTACCGCAATTCTGGAACGTCTTGCGCGGGGAGATGAGCATTGTCGGCCCCAGACCGGAGCGGCCTGAGTTCATTGCGCGATTTCGTGAGACGTTGCCGCAGTATATGCTACGGCATAAGATGAAAGCCGGCATTACCGGGTGGGCGCAAATCAACGGCTGGCGTGGCAACACGTCGCTGGAGAAACGGATTGAACACGATTTGTACTACATCGAGCATTGGTCGATTTGGTTCGATTGTAAGATTATGCTGCTGACGTTGTGGCGAGGATTTATCCACCGGCATGCCTACTGA
- a CDS encoding class I SAM-dependent methyltransferase: MLTSLKRYYDAQMMRPGLPGLFINPFYFARKGLYESVCRLTPHITGRVLDVGCGSQPYRPLFKAVEYIGMELDTPENRAHKQADVFYGGQAFPFDSESFDSLVCNQVLEHVFTPTEFVRELNRVLKPGGHLLLTVPFVWDEHEQPYDYARYSSFGLLALITSAGFEVVEHVKTMSDVRVLCQLVNAYLYKVTVHRNQYLNLFSTLLLMAPINLLGAIGRFMTPSNPDLYLDNVILAKKVDHK; encoded by the coding sequence ATGTTGACTAGTCTGAAGCGGTACTATGATGCTCAGATGATGCGTCCCGGCCTTCCCGGGCTGTTCATCAACCCGTTTTATTTTGCGAGGAAGGGGTTATATGAGAGTGTCTGTCGCCTTACCCCCCATATCACGGGACGCGTCCTAGATGTTGGCTGCGGGAGTCAACCCTATCGACCCTTATTTAAGGCCGTTGAGTACATTGGTATGGAGCTTGATACGCCGGAGAATCGTGCTCACAAGCAGGCAGATGTGTTTTATGGTGGCCAAGCCTTTCCGTTCGATTCTGAAAGTTTTGATTCGCTCGTGTGTAACCAGGTCTTGGAGCATGTGTTCACACCCACGGAATTTGTGCGTGAACTGAATCGAGTGCTCAAGCCGGGCGGACATTTGCTACTGACAGTGCCATTTGTTTGGGATGAGCATGAACAGCCGTATGATTATGCCCGTTATTCCTCTTTTGGCCTCCTCGCCCTCATCACGAGTGCTGGTTTTGAGGTCGTGGAGCATGTCAAGACTATGAGCGATGTTCGAGTTCTCTGTCAGCTCGTAAATGCCTATCTCTATAAAGTTACGGTCCACAGAAACCAGTATCTCAATCTCTTCAGTACATTGTTGTTGATGGCGCCTATCAATCTTTTGGGTGCCATAGGTCGATTCATGACTCCTTCAAATCCTGATCTGTATCTCGACAATGTCATCTTGGCAAAGAAAGTAGATCACAAATGA